Proteins encoded by one window of Lepeophtheirus salmonis chromosome 3, UVic_Lsal_1.4, whole genome shotgun sequence:
- the Vps4 gene encoding vacuolar protein sorting-associated protein 4B, translating to MPGETLQKALDLATKAIKEDKDKNYEEALKLYEHAVEYFLHVIKYEAPSDKSKEMIRNKCTEYLNRGEKIKKYISEKQSRPKKPIKDGGEKKDSKDDSDSDEDPEKKKMMSKVEDSIVMEKPNVKWSDVAGLHTAKESLKEAVILPIKFPHLFTGKRKPWRGILLFGPPGTGKSYLAKAVATEANNSTFFSVSSSDLVSKWLGESEKLVKSLFELAREHKPSIIFIDEVDSLCGSRSENESESARRIKTEFLVQMQGVGVDNDGVLVLGATNIPWTLDSAIRRRFEKRIYIPLPDEQARTFMFKMHLGNTRTEITEADFRELGSRTDGYSGADIQIVVREALMQPVRKVQTATHFRKVKGPSPLDQDVIVNDLLMPCLPSDKGAIEMPWADVPGEKLMEPNVTMNDMLRSLATQKPTVNQADLTRLEKFTEDFGQEG from the exons ATGCCCGGAGAGACTCTACAAAAGGCTCTGGATTTGGCAACAAAAGCCATTAAGGAGGACAAAGATAAGAACTATGAAGAAGCCTTGAAGCTCTACGAACATGCCGTGGAGTATTTTTTGCATGTGATTAAATACGAGGCTCCTTCTGATAAG TCCAAGGAAATGATTCGTAACAAATGCACAGAGTATTTGAATCGAGGggaaaagataaagaaatacataagcGAGAAGCAGAGCCGCCCCAAAAAGCCTATCAAAGATGGAGGAGAAAAGAAGGATTCAAAAGACGATTCAGACTCTGATGAGGAtcctgaaaaaaagaaaatgatgtcCAAGGTTGAAGATTCCATTGTCATGGAAAAACCGAACGTCAAATGGAGTGATGTTGCAGGTCTCCATACAGCTAAAGAGTCCCTTAAGGAAGCTGTGATTTTACCTATTAAATTCCCTCATCTTTTTACTGGGAAAAGGAAGCCTTGGAGAGGAATTCTTTTATTTGGACCTCCAGGAACAGGAAAATCCTATTTAGCAAAAGCTGTCGCTACAGAAGCAAATAACTCAACGTTTTTCTCAGTATCTTCTTCAGATTTAGTTTCCAAATGGCTCGGCGAGTCGGAAAAACTAGTCAAAAGTCTATTTGAACTGGCCCGTGAACACAAACCCTCCATCATATTTATAGATGAAGTAGACTCCCTCTGTGGATCACGATCAGAAAATGAATCTGAATCTGCTCGTCGTATTAAAACCGAATTTCTCGTTCAAATGCAGGGAGTGGGTGTTGATAACGATGGAGTTCTTGTATTGGGGGCTACAAATATTCCTTGGACTTTGGATTCTGCAATTAGACGACGATTTGAAAAGCGTATATATATACCTCTTCCTGATGAACAAGCTCGAACATTTATGTTTAAGATGCATTTGGGTAATACACGTACTGAAATAACAGAAGCAGATTTTCGAGAGTTGGGATCTAGGACAGATGGATATTCCGGTGCAGATATACAAATTGTCGTAAGAGAAGCCTTAATGCAGCCTGTGCGAAAGGTTCAAACGGCTACTCACTTTAGAAAG GTTAAAGGTCCTTCTCCATTAGACCAAGATGTTATCGTAAATGACCTTCTTATGCCGTGTTTACCTTCTGATAAAGGAGCCATTGAAATGCCTTGGGCGGATGTGCCTGGAGAGAAATTAATGGAACCAAATGTAACTATGAACGACATGCTTCGTTCTTTGGCTACCCAAAAACCCACTGTCAATCAAGCTGATTTGACTAGACTAGAAAAGTTTACTGAAGACTTTGGTCAAGAAggataa
- the wcd gene encoding U3 small nucleolar RNA-associated protein 18 homolog — protein sequence MSRKRKVSNMDDTGFYISATPQEEEDVAIQMETSFEASQETLENKRKKEENETVEKSLEAFLFGNTYNPLNDEEFKENKGLKRLESSDENSDDEDEEEKSDGRRQVAWSDEDDDIQTEAVGLPKYVPNRDSKNSYSKELKEKFVSLIGAPKWADLDRVVEDEEEDFFQETTKVMSINKRTTKKLLKGKLEFRRMKDLNKDTYGEGFIIRSVEFHPSATVGLVSGSNGTVSLFQVDGKTNPKIQTINFENFPISNTHFSSDGNEFIASSVHHKHFFVYNMIKGKISRAFISGDEMENKGGLGPFYVSPHGKYLASLGRFGNIHFFEARSKEMIFTLKMNDSVRSAAFSSDGSTLYSTGDGGEVYIWDIRARDCSHRFKDDGALQGTSLALSGNNRLLATGSDSGIINIYERSDVLSSYNPKPIKVVKNLTTKITSLKFSPSSEILAGSSVLKDNAIKLIHTPSLTVFDNFPSPNHNYRRVDTMDFSLNGGYFSFGNNRGTAYLYRLQHYDSF from the exons ATGTCTCGAAAGCGGAAAGTGTCGAATATGGACGATACTGGATTTTACATCAGCGCAACTCCTCAAGAAGAGGAAGATGTAGCTATACAAATGGAAACATCCTTTGAGGCATCCCAGGAGACTTTGGAGAATAAACGGAAAAAGGAGGAAAATGAAACCGTTGAAAA ATCATTGGAAGCATTTTTATTCGGGAATACATATAATCCTCTTAATGATGAAGAATTTAAAGAGAACAAAGGACTCAAACGTCTGGAGTCCAGTGATGAAAACTCTGACGAtgaggatgaagaagaaaagagtGACGGACGGCGCCAAGTGGCTTGGAGCGATGAAGATGATGATATTCAAACTGAAGCCGTGGGACTCCCCAAATACGTCCCCAATCGTGACTCTAAAAACTCTTACTCTAAGgaactgaaagaaaaatttgtttccTTAATTGGTGCACCAAAGTGGGCGGATTTAGATCGAGTCGTTGAAGATGAGGAGGAGGATTTCTTTCAAGAAACGACAAAAGTGATGTCCATCAATAAAAGGACGACAAAAAAACTACTCAAAGGGAAGTTGGAGTTTAGAAGAATGAAAGACTTAAATAAAGATACTTACGGAGAAGGCTTCATCATTCGATCTGTTGAATTTCATCCCTCTGCCACTGTTGGACTTGTTTCTGGAAGCAATGGCACTGTTTCCTTATTTCAA gttGACGGGAAAACGAATCCAAAAATTCAAaccattaattttgaaaattttcctaTATCGAATACGCACTTTTCATCTGATGGAAATGAATTCATTGCTTCCTCTGTGcatcataagcatttttttgtttataatatgatCAAGGGTAAAATATCTCGGGCCTTTATATCGGGTGATGAAATGGAAAATAAAGGTGGACTTGGACCCTTTTACGTTTCTCCTCATGGAAAATATTTAGCATCGCTGGGTCGATTCGGCAATATACATTTCTTTGAAGCTCGATctaaagaaatgatttttactttaaaaatgaatgattcaGTCAGATCCGCAGCTTTTTCCTCTGATGGAAGTACTCTTTACTCCACTGGAG ATGGTGGTGAAGTCTATATATGGGACATTCGAGCTCGTGATTGCTCCCATCGTTTTAAAGATGACGGTGCACTCCAAGGAACATCATTGGCATTATCTGGAAATAATCGTCTTTTGGCTACTGGGTCCGATTCGGGTATTATCAACATTTATGAACGCTCTGATGTACTGTCATCATATAATCCCAAACCCATCAAAGTTGTTAAGAATTTAACCACCAAGATCACCAGTCTTAAATTCTCACCAAGCTCTGAAATTTTGGCTGGTTCTTCTGTGTTAAAAGATAACGCCATCAAGTTGATTCATACTCCTAGTTTGACAGTGTTTGATAATTTTCCATCCCCAAATCATAATTATCGTAGAGTTGATACAATGGATTTTAGTCTCAATGGAGGTTATTTCAGTTTTGGAAACAATAGAGGAACTGCATATTTGTACAG ATTGCAACACTACGATAGCTTTTAA